Proteins found in one Campylobacter canadensis genomic segment:
- the tsaE gene encoding tRNA (adenosine(37)-N6)-threonylcarbamoyltransferase complex ATPase subunit type 1 TsaE encodes MKIKANINELSKVTDLFKENGVYILQGDLASGKTSLVKHLLKTRLDYDDVSSPTFSILNIYEKNNKKIFHYDIYNCEVKTMLINGLFENFFINTLHLVEWGNEELILLLKKYNINATIVKITTIKEGREYEFIEA; translated from the coding sequence ATGAAGATAAAAGCAAATATTAATGAATTATCAAAAGTTACAGATTTATTTAAGGAAAATGGTGTTTATATTTTGCAAGGAGATTTAGCAAGTGGTAAAACAAGCCTTGTAAAACATTTGCTTAAAACACGCTTAGATTATGATGATGTAAGCTCGCCAACATTTAGTATTTTAAATATCTATGAAAAAAACAATAAAAAAATATTTCATTATGATATTTATAATTGTGAAGTAAAAACAATGCTTATTAATGGTTTGTTTGAAAATTTTTTTATAAATACTTTACACTTGGTTGAATGGGGAAATGAAGAATTAATTTTATTGCTAAAAAAATACAATATTAATGCTACAATAGTTAAAATTACTACAATTAAAGAGGGTAGAGAATATGAATTCATTGAAGCTTGA
- a CDS encoding RNA-binding S4 domain-containing protein — translation MRVDKFLNAVNITKRRAISLDMCKNQVIAINGVLAKPSKEVKIGDIITLKLLDNEISYKVLALPSTKNIAKAKMNEYVEKL, via the coding sequence ATGAGAGTTGATAAATTTTTAAACGCAGTAAATATTACTAAAAGAAGAGCAATTTCTTTAGATATGTGTAAAAATCAAGTTATAGCAATAAATGGTGTTTTAGCTAAGCCAAGCAAGGAAGTTAAGATTGGTGATATTATTACTTTAAAATTATTAGATAATGAAATTAGTTATAAGGTTTTAGCCCTACCTAGCACAAAAAATATAGCTAAAGCAAAAATGAATGAATATGTTGAAAAGCTATGA
- the rpoN gene encoding RNA polymerase factor sigma-54 yields the protein MLKQKVLISQKAKLSQTLQSWLNVLQASSEQLEEEIAKLANDNPFIKINANYKKSSFNSLDDNLCVDKKSLYDDLYLQINKSLFPTEKSQKIAELIITCLDENGYFVYDEDLCKDYLLSDIELVRKRFYLLEPMGVGAKDYCEALYFCLLNSDIKDELFVYCKKILNDFQNLSSYSKDTLFKEATSLFKSFSLPPFLNDYADSEQIIPDIYIYYENNELKVYINDEYYPHIEIDVSDDNLNKEFFKEHIKEAKKLVDSLELRKATLKKLALMLVEYQYEYFLGKDIKPMTLQDLALELDRNTSTISRAIANKYLCSNRGVIAIKEFFAKKIDDGISNKALKDYLLDLIKNENKKKPLSDEVLVAILQEKFNIKLVRRTVTKYRKILDIPSSSTRKKMYFLNS from the coding sequence ATGTTAAAGCAAAAAGTTCTAATAAGTCAAAAAGCAAAACTTTCACAAACTTTACAATCTTGGCTTAATGTTCTTCAAGCAAGTTCAGAGCAATTAGAAGAAGAAATTGCTAAATTAGCTAATGATAATCCTTTTATAAAAATTAATGCCAATTACAAAAAAAGCTCATTTAATTCTTTAGATGATAATTTATGTGTGGATAAAAAAAGTTTATATGATGATTTATATTTACAAATAAATAAAAGCTTATTTCCCACAGAAAAATCACAAAAAATTGCTGAGCTTATAATAACTTGTCTTGATGAAAATGGCTATTTTGTTTATGATGAAGATTTATGCAAGGATTATTTGCTTAGCGATATTGAACTGGTAAGAAAAAGATTTTATCTTTTAGAGCCTATGGGAGTAGGTGCAAAAGATTATTGCGAGGCTTTATATTTTTGCCTTTTAAACAGCGATATTAAAGATGAATTATTTGTTTATTGCAAAAAAATTCTTAATGATTTTCAAAATCTAAGTTCTTATTCAAAAGATACTTTATTTAAAGAAGCTACAAGTTTATTTAAAAGTTTTTCTTTACCACCTTTTTTAAATGATTATGCAGATAGTGAGCAAATAATTCCTGATATTTATATTTATTACGAAAATAATGAATTAAAAGTTTATATAAATGATGAATATTATCCACATATTGAAATTGATGTTAGTGATGATAATTTAAATAAAGAATTTTTTAAAGAGCATATAAAAGAAGCTAAAAAGTTAGTAGATAGTCTTGAATTAAGAAAGGCAACATTAAAAAAACTCGCATTAATGTTGGTTGAATATCAATATGAATATTTTTTAGGTAAAGATATTAAACCAATGACCTTGCAAGATTTAGCCTTAGAATTAGACAGAAATACAAGCACAATAAGCAGAGCGATTGCAAATAAATATTTATGTTCAAATAGGGGTGTGATTGCAATTAAGGAATTTTTTGCAAAAAAAATTGATGATGGTATTAGCAATAAAGCGTTAAAAGATTATTTACTTGATTTAATTAAAAATGAAAATAAAAAAAAGCCTCTTAGTGACGAAGTCTTAGTTGCAATTTTGCAAGAAAAATTTAATATAAAATTAGTAAGACGAACAGTTACAAAATATAGAAAAATATTAGATATTCCAAGTTCTTCAACTCGCAAGAAAATGTATTTTTTAAATTCTTAA
- a CDS encoding DUF535 family protein produces MNLKATRLFLRKIIYFNRLKLIKEFLSAYPDIEKFFYKDNKYLNDMLCKKYACNSFSFSFYFSCFKRDIKILFNKYPNILKSRSECIFRQDSIALYLNMYPRVISEGFFQLVLFYKENCLYTLSFTLLEEALFISALQGATNNKELLKEFTKDFHSIRPMNFIIFMAFVFAKSLSLKQVYAVKDKYMVSNFKRNRIRNNKIVYIQNYDDIWKDNTKIIKENKESFLIEYLKKDLEEIPSKKRSMYKKRYEFLDSIRIDNES; encoded by the coding sequence ATGAACTTAAAAGCTACTAGATTGTTTTTAAGAAAGATTATTTATTTTAATAGGCTTAAGCTAATTAAAGAATTTTTATCAGCTTATCCTGATATTGAAAAATTTTTTTATAAAGATAATAAATATTTAAATGATATGCTTTGCAAAAAATATGCTTGTAATTCATTTTCATTTTCTTTTTATTTTTCTTGTTTTAAAAGAGATATTAAGATACTTTTTAATAAGTATCCAAATATTTTAAAAAGTAGAAGTGAGTGTATTTTTAGGCAAGATAGCATTGCTTTATATTTAAATATGTATCCAAGAGTTATTAGCGAAGGTTTTTTTCAGCTTGTTTTATTTTATAAGGAAAATTGTTTATACACCTTATCTTTTACATTGCTAGAAGAGGCTTTATTTATTAGTGCTTTGCAAGGTGCTACGAATAATAAAGAGCTTTTAAAGGAATTTACAAAAGATTTTCATTCAATAAGACCGATGAATTTTATTATTTTTATGGCTTTTGTTTTTGCTAAGTCTTTGTCTTTAAAACAAGTTTATGCTGTAAAAGATAAATATATGGTTTCTAATTTTAAAAGAAATAGAATTAGAAATAATAAAATAGTTTATATACAAAACTATGATGATATTTGGAAAGATAATACAAAGATTATTAAAGAAAATAAAGAAAGCTTTTTAATAGAATACTTAAAAAAAGACTTAGAAGAAATTCCATCAAAAAAGCGTTCAATGTATAAAAAAAGATATGAATTTTTAGATTCAATTAGGATAGACAATGAGAGTTGA
- a CDS encoding DUF2147 domain-containing protein, with protein sequence MKKILLFLSFIVFTYANDFLPQNAKLIGEYNSVDEDNKITGTWIIYEENNLLYGKMTKVAGYSDDKICDKCKKSYEEFDYSNDASKMKLVGAPLLYKLKKVSDTEYKNGFIIDPKSGKNYKANAKIIGDKLELRGYIGFSLLGRTQTWIKVK encoded by the coding sequence ATGAAAAAAATACTTTTATTTTTATCTTTTATTGTTTTTACTTATGCAAATGATTTTTTGCCACAAAATGCAAAACTTATTGGAGAATACAATAGTGTTGATGAGGACAATAAAATAACAGGAACTTGGATTATTTATGAAGAAAATAATCTTTTGTACGGTAAAATGACAAAGGTTGCAGGATATAGCGACGATAAAATATGTGATAAATGCAAAAAAAGCTATGAAGAATTTGATTATAGCAATGATGCTTCAAAGATGAAACTTGTTGGAGCACCTTTATTATATAAGCTAAAAAAGGTAAGCGATACAGAGTATAAAAATGGTTTTATAATTGACCCAAAAAGTGGTAAAAATTATAAAGCAAATGCAAAAATTATAGGCGATAAACTTGAGCTTAGAGGTTATATAGGTTTTTCTTTATTGGGTAGAACACAAACTTGGATTAAGGTTAAGTAG
- a CDS encoding DedA family protein: MQEFIDSFVKYGYILVFLYSLGGGMLALLALGVFSSAYDINPYISIFVAFIGNLAGNCLIYFLMKINKNEYSKYVFKYKRKVALMVVLFRKNAFIFTLICKFIYGLKTISPIASALVKMRFDKFFIYNAISCFVWAVSVFYTALYAASFIKNTFEQYSSYAPIVLFAILFLIFLFFKIKARK; encoded by the coding sequence ATGCAAGAATTTATAGATAGTTTTGTAAAATATGGTTATATTTTAGTGTTTTTATATTCTTTAGGTGGGGGTATGCTTGCTTTATTGGCACTTGGAGTTTTTTCAAGTGCTTATGATATTAATCCTTATATTAGTATTTTTGTTGCTTTTATTGGTAATTTAGCTGGAAATTGCTTAATTTATTTTTTAATGAAAATAAATAAAAATGAGTATTCTAAATATGTTTTTAAGTACAAAAGAAAAGTGGCTTTAATGGTGGTTTTATTTAGAAAAAATGCCTTTATTTTTACTCTAATTTGTAAATTTATTTATGGCTTAAAAACAATATCTCCTATAGCAAGTGCTTTAGTAAAGATGAGATTTGATAAATTTTTTATTTACAATGCTATTTCTTGCTTTGTATGGGCTGTTAGTGTATTTTACACTGCTTTATATGCTGCATCTTTTATAAAAAATACTTTTGAACAATATTCATCTTATGCTCCTATTGTGTTATTTGCAATATTGTTTTTAATATTTTTATTTTTTAAAATTAAGGCAAGAAAATGA
- the lptB gene encoding LPS export ABC transporter ATP-binding protein, with the protein MNSLKLEAKNLKKTIKNNDIIKDVNIKIENNQIVGLFGANGAGKTTTFYMITGLVKPSSGEILLNNEDITLKSLHQRALMGIGYLPQDSSVLKELSVWDNMKIAAQIKKLDDEDEVITQKLQMLKILDRKNRLAKSLSGGERRRLEIARALVLEPSFLLLDEPFAGVDPKSILDVQNIIKELKALNIGVLITDHNVRETLKICDYAYVLDSGVILASGSAKEIATNELVLNKYLGKNFLI; encoded by the coding sequence ATGAATTCATTGAAGCTTGAAGCTAAGAATTTAAAAAAAACTATTAAAAATAATGATATTATAAAAGATGTAAATATTAAGATAGAAAATAATCAAATTGTAGGTTTATTTGGAGCAAATGGTGCTGGTAAAACAACTACTTTTTATATGATTACAGGGCTTGTTAAACCAAGCTCGGGTGAAATTTTATTAAACAACGAAGATATAACACTAAAATCATTGCACCAAAGAGCCTTAATGGGTATTGGCTATCTTCCACAAGATTCAAGTGTATTAAAAGAGCTTAGCGTGTGGGATAATATGAAAATAGCAGCACAAATAAAAAAACTAGATGATGAAGATGAAGTTATAACGCAAAAATTACAAATGTTAAAGATATTAGACAGAAAAAATCGTTTAGCAAAAAGCTTAAGCGGTGGTGAAAGAAGAAGGCTAGAAATAGCAAGAGCTTTAGTGCTAGAACCATCTTTTTTATTGCTTGATGAGCCTTTTGCTGGAGTTGACCCTAAGAGTATTTTAGATGTACAAAATATTATTAAAGAATTAAAAGCATTAAATATTGGAGTTTTAATAACCGACCATAATGTAAGAGAAACTTTAAAGATATGCGATTATGCTTATGTGCTTGATAGTGGTGTTATATTAGCTAGCGGAAGTGCTAAAGAAATAGCAACAAACGAGCTTGTATTAAATAAATATTTAGGAAAAAATTTCTTAATATAA